The Lepidochelys kempii isolate rLepKem1 chromosome 5, rLepKem1.hap2, whole genome shotgun sequence genome window below encodes:
- the FRMPD1 gene encoding FERM and PDZ domain-containing protein 1 — translation MEDLETNFFQARKACRIEQMVARWLRRSRDSISRGRSSVVDVPSDGLNQPVTRVKLTVTVHKDLLLGHYGFEISPNPPLAITSVAAGSTADGKLLPGDHILMINNKAVEDVSIEQAADLLREPEDSLLLTVLRCTSGGPKSSFLTAEKRARLKTNPVKVRFAEEVLVNGHTQGNALLCVPNVLKVYLENGQTKAFKFDTTTTVKDITLTLKEKLSIQSIEHFALALEEQYNISKLYLLHEDELIEQVVQRKDSHDYRCLFRICFIPKDPLDLLQEDPVTFEYLYLQSCSDVLQERFAVEMKCSVALRLAALHIQERIYACAQPQKVSFKYIEKDWGIENFISPTLLRNMKGKDIKKAISFHMKRNQILLDPRQKHVLSATQVRLSYLQILGDLKMYSGKIFNATLMLQDRESYVALLVGAKYGISQIINNKLNIITPLAEFANISRLELTEESEKVSMVKIYLQDVKLLTLMLESNSAKDLACLIAGYYRLCVDSGVSIFIWGETKQQAHRISTEEGYESRACSDSEDSWELDSSVERFLDPPWLNPGSVQPLCEEEAGHEELPELEPESRNPGGRSDGTDSASEASDLANTESRDCKTSGSSDSMDALEEDDLEACSSSRPEFLQFFTPTIQELSCQDKSVFTLASKEGSGGAESEDFLCFLQFSQGSHPGPEQTSLKQRGENEADASALKTKLSEENVMEYYSLCSSISPASNGERSVLNHSPGNGSVKDLPAESGQQEGLYKVDPTAEENDLILHPPPGYGDTSSEDEFYDAADRLTPTDVLTGSKALSHEGKGDSCFLKKSRCYNLGESCMSRQATREKHRKEKELKHAKSLRKRRSFLQTDYTSQVTFPVAPSPSLESTDPACCYEQEPQLPSVSLTHMTSSLDNTTREPALLEARTFAQLEPQSEAKSKNPSSSFMETEPDATETNSVTASVIPSISASQLQGDQEGKENSDLTPLPSCAENSLGPLDSACTCDSGCISPSEISSHLGDIRDPEQAGGAWKSPGGCGRPFSETEDGCITRSVPQEQPMPQSAAEALEGRRELNTAAHQGKGGIPACAEPGPSPLGCYRGQPLPQAAASDLDSPSTADKGEACEQLVPSSPFARGTADPTSWAVKQDAEVVSGERPSKNLNGEPLRRVEDKNHLGFSNATELLSGFNRASGIITRLSWLSFGTRTDQAMPCQQGGVEDAPPAETVQAVGPSPWTAGHSNSGALGKETRFSSASPKSHPPPQLLSGQRPEEREPREDALNADGRHEQPQPALTPLLTEETTEQRKGCHIITSPGLRSPSPKDSDGASAHREGNSGADQSLLCVTHEKDAPVSTSYNTTRPLGLTSVKGTLFLKAGMDKCSCHLSYASCFRGLDNDLDHECVDSAHSISSRPLTTPPAAGSLSFLGQPPPRTTDESNCVAAEPSGSENGPWPESHPEALGQLQERAGKSPADFSQFLANVAELQALVRQFSGNRTKHPRDTCTEHYAEHKHVLCAESRKLMASCQKVLQPDRPSEELPGALQETFRDLMRLTALCFQFTACGLCGRHHKELQVNLKDVVCTYHEFVRAALQTEGKGGHNLSATLLARQGTALTAAVFCLTQQFRAAPAV, via the exons GGTGGCCCTAAATCGTCATTTCTTACGGCCGAGAAAAGGGCGCGGCTGAAAACCAACCCCGTCAAAGTGCGGTTTGCCGAGGAGGTGCTGGTGAATGGACACACTCAG GGGAATGCTCTTCTGTGCGTGCCGAATGTTCTCAAGGTATATTTGGAAAATGGACAGACGAAGGCTTTCAAATTTGACACCACCACGACAGTGAAG GACATAACCCTCACCTTGAAAGAGAAGCTCTCCATCCAGAGCATTGAGCACTTCGCCCTGGCCTTGGAAGAACAGTACAACATTTCTAAGCTCTACTTGCTGCATGAGGACGAGCTCATTGAGCAG GTGGTCCAAAGGAAAGATTCCCATGATTACCGGTGTCTCTTCAGAATCTGCTTTATCCCGAAGGATCCATTGGACCTCCTACAAGAAGATCCAGTTACCTTTGAATACCTTTATTTGCAG AGCTGCAGTGATGTGCTCCAGGAGCGATTTGCTGTCGAAATGAAGTGCAGCGTGGCCCTGCGCCTGGCCGCACTGCATATACAAGAGCGGATCTATGCTTGCGCCCAGCCGCAGAAAGTGTCTTTCAAATATATAGA GAAGGACTGGGGAATAGAAAACTTTATATCTCCAACTTTACTCCGAAACATGAAAGGCAAAGACATCAAGAAAGCCATCAGCTTTCACATGAAGAGGAACCAAATCTTACTGGACCCAAGACAAAAG CACGTCCTCTCGGCCACACAGGTGCGTCTGAGCTACCTGCAGATACTTGGAGACCTGAAAATGTACAGCGGGAAAATCTTTAATGCCACCCTAATG CTACAGGACAGGGAATCGTATGTCGCCTTGCTGGTCGGAGCGAAGTATGGGATCAGCCAGATTATCAATAACAAGCTCAACATCATAACACCCCTGGCGGAGTTTGCTAACATCAGCAGGCTAGAGCTTACCGAAGAGTCTGAGAAAGTGAGCATGGTAAAGATCTACCTTCAGGATGTGAAG TTGCTGACGCTGATGCTAGAATCAAACAGTGCCAAAGATCTCGCCTGCCTCATTGCCGGTTACTACAGGCTGTGTGTAGACTCGGGCGTCTCCATATTCATCTGGGGTGAGACTAAGCAGCAGGCCCACCGCATCTCCACGGAAGAAG GGTACGAGTCGAGAGCCTGCAGCGACTCCGAAGACTCTTGGGAACTGGATTCCTCTGTGGAGCGCTTTTTGGACCCCCCCTGGCTGAACCCCGGCAGCGTCCAACCTCTGTgtgaggaggaggcagggcacgAGGAGCTGCCTGAGCTGGAGCCAGAGAGCAGAAACCCTGGAGGGAGGAGCGACGGGACGGACAGTGCATCCGAAGCCTCTGACTTGGCCAATACCGAGAGCAGAGACTGCAAGACCAGTGGCTCGAGTGACTCAATGGACGCTCTGGAGGAGGACGACTTGGaggcctgctcctccagcaggcCAGAGTTCCTTCAGTTTTTCACACCCACTATTCAGGAACTCAGCTGCCAAGACAAGAGCGTCTTCACTCTGGCCAGCAAGGAGGGGAGCGGTGGGGCGGAGTCTGaagatttcctttgtttcttgCAGTTCTCCCAAGGAAgccaccctgggcctgagcagaCAAGCCTCAAGCAAAGAGGGGAGAATGAGGCGGATGCTTCGGCTCTCAAGACCAAGCTGTCGGAGGAGAACGTGATGGAGTATTACAGTCTCTGCTCCAGCATATCCCCAGCCAGCAATGGAGAGAGAAGCGTCCTCAATCATAGCCCAGGGAACGGCTCTGTGAAGGACCTGCCGGCCGAGTCGGGCCAGCAGGAGGGACTCTACAAGGTCGATCCAACAGCGGAGGAGAATGACCTCATCCTGCACCCGCCTCCGGGCTACGGGGACACCAGCTCCGAGGATGAATTCTACGATGCTGCAGACAGGCTGACCCCAACAGACGTCCTGACAG GCTCTAAGGCACTGTCCCATGAGGGGAAGGGCGATTCCTGCTTCCTGAAGAAGTCGAGGTGCTACAACCTGGGGGAAAGCTGCATGTCGAGACAAGCTACCAGGGAGAAGCACAGAAAGGAGAAGGAGCTGAAGCATGCGAAGAGCCTGAGAAAGAGGAGATCTTTCCTACAGACGGATTACACGTCGCAGGTTACCTTCCCGGtggctccatccccctccctggaGAGCACTGATCCTGCATGCTGCTATGAACAGGAGCCCCAGCTGCCCTCCGTCTCTCTCACTCACATGACATCCTCCTTGGACAACACTACCAGGGAACCCGcgctgctggaagccaggaccTTTGCCCAGCTAGAGCCTCAGAGCGAAGCCAAGAGTAAAAACCCTTCATCTAGCTTCATGGAAACAGAGCCGGACGCCACCGAAACCAACTCAGTAACCGCCTCAGTCATCCCTTCCATTTCAGCCAGTCAGCTCCAGGGTGaccaggaagggaaagaaaattcGGACCTAACCCCGTTGCCCAGCTGTGCGGAGAACAGCCTGGGGCCTCTTGATTCTGCATGCACGTGTGACAGTGGCTGCATAAGTCCTTCTGAAATATCTTCCCATTTGGGAGACATCAGAGACCCAGAACAAGCAGGAGGCGCCTGGAAGAGCCCCGGTGGCTGTGGTCGCCCGTTTTCTGAAACCGAGGATGGATGTATAACCCGCTCGGTACCGCAAGAGCAGCCAATGCCACAGAGTGCCGCAGAGGCTCTGGAAGGCCGCCGTGAACTCAATACGGCTGCACATCAGGGCAAAGGAGGGATCCCTGCTTGTGCTGAGCCCGGGCCTTCTCCATTGGGGTGCTACAGAGGCCAGCCGttgccccaggctgcagcttcAGACCTGGATTCTCCGTCCACTGCTGATAAAGGAGAAGCATGTGAACAGCTTGTGCCATCATCTCCCTTTGCAAGGGGAACAGCTGATCCCACTAGCTGGGCAGTGAAGCAAGATGCTGAAGTGGTATCTGGAGAGAGACCCAGCAAGAACCTGAATGGAGAACCCTTAAGAAGAGTGGAAGATAAAAACCATTTGGGTTTCTCTAATGCCACGGAGCTGCTTTCAGGCTTTAACAGAGCATCGGGAATAATCACTCGCCTCTCCTGGCTTTCGTTTGGAACCAGGACAGACCAagcaatgccctgccagcagggggGCGTGGAGGACGCCCCCCCAGCAGAGACTGTGCAAGCTGTTGGCCCAAGTCCCTGGACAGCAGGGCATTCCAACTCAGGTGCCCTCGGGAAGGAAACGCGTTTTTCCTCCGCTTCTCCAAAATCGCACCCTCCTCCGCAGCTGCTTAGTGGCCAGCGCCCAGAGGAGAGAGAACCCAGAGAAGATGCACTAAATGCGGATGGTCGCCACGaacagccccagcccgctctgaCTCCTCTCCTCACAGAGGAGACCACGGAGCAAAGAAAGGGCTGCCACATAATCACATCACCGGGGCTACGTTCTCCTTCCCCCAAAGATAGTGATGGCGCCTCAGCCCACAGAGAGGGAAACTCTGGTGCAGATCAATCACTGCTTTGTGTGACCCATGAAAAAGATGCCCCAGTGTCTACGAGCTACAACACAACGCGTCCTTTGGGTTTGACCAGTGTTAAGGGGACCCTCTTCCTCAAAGCTGGCATGGACAAGTGCAGCTGTCACTTGTCTTATGCCAGCTGCTTCCGCGGGCTAGACAATGACCTAGATCATGAGTGTGTTGATTCTGCACATAGCATTTCCTCCAGGCCTTTAACAACCCCACCGGCTGCTGGGAGCTTGTCGTTCCTaggccagccccctcccaggaccacgGACGAGAGTAACTGTGTGGCCGCTGAGCCTAGTGGGAGTGAAAACGGCCCATGGCCAGAATCTCATCCAGAAGCGCTGGGTCAGTTGCAAGAGAGAGCAGGGAAGTCACCGGCTGACTTCTCTCAGTTCCTGGCGAATGTGGCAGAGCTCCAGGCCCTTGTGAGGCAGTTCTCGGGAAACCGAACGAAACACCCTCGAGACACGTGCACAGAACATTACGCTGAACACAAGCACGTGCTCTGCGCGGAGTCCCGCAAGCTGATGGCCAGCTGCCAGAAGGTCCTACAACCAGACAGGCCTTCTGAAGAGCTGCCAGGTGCATTGCAGGAGACCTTCCGGGACCTCATGCGACTGACGGCGCTGTGTTTCCAGTTCACAGCCTGTGGGCTGTGCGGGAGACATCACAAGGAGCTCCAAGTCAATCTGAAGGACGTGGTTTGCACCTACCATGAGTTTGTCCGCGCTGCTCTCCAGACCGAGGGGAAGGGCGGTCACAATCTAAGTGCGACGCTGCTCGCACGCCAGGGCACGGCCCTCACGGCAGCAGTGTTCTGTCTAACCCAGCAGTTCAGGGCAGCGCCGGCGGTGTGA